From Humibacter ginsenosidimutans, a single genomic window includes:
- a CDS encoding LysM domain-containing protein, whose protein sequence is MLRGRTRGSAGQTNRAARWRGLSALAVVGVVAVGLAGCSAAVGKNVAHTTHSHSARAKTHTTKPTASAAPDPAMSHLATAEPAASPMPSPTLTPVPAGTVVAQGDVASPKGSIHYHYRVVANGDNTFSVQYSNFTSTVPIPVSVTLIDIPPRVGDGLTWHGVGDHVLGGPTTSPTGSTASLGSEDQPSYLKALVTYSSVASADGVPVELGPNKVLAVNAVTWNVPARSTNVHPVDHGVRTYAAGKVTATTSSGAPESYLIAPGDITSVVAERFGISVQDLIWLNANLQVFGDQQYLYEGTTLNLDPDRT, encoded by the coding sequence GTGCTGCGTGGACGGACTCGTGGATCGGCGGGACAGACCAACCGTGCGGCACGGTGGCGCGGGCTCTCGGCGCTTGCCGTCGTGGGAGTCGTCGCCGTGGGGCTCGCTGGATGCTCCGCCGCCGTGGGCAAGAACGTCGCGCACACGACGCACAGCCATTCCGCCCGCGCGAAGACGCACACGACGAAGCCGACGGCATCCGCCGCTCCGGATCCGGCCATGTCGCACCTGGCCACAGCGGAGCCGGCGGCCTCACCGATGCCGAGCCCGACACTGACGCCCGTCCCTGCCGGAACCGTCGTGGCGCAGGGCGATGTGGCGTCGCCGAAGGGGAGCATCCACTATCACTACAGAGTCGTCGCCAACGGCGACAACACCTTCTCGGTGCAGTACTCGAACTTCACGTCGACGGTGCCGATACCCGTGTCGGTCACATTGATCGACATTCCGCCGCGCGTGGGGGACGGGCTCACCTGGCACGGTGTCGGCGATCATGTGCTCGGCGGACCGACGACCAGCCCGACCGGTTCGACGGCGTCGCTCGGCTCGGAGGACCAGCCGTCTTATCTGAAGGCGCTCGTGACCTACTCATCGGTGGCCTCCGCCGACGGTGTGCCGGTGGAACTGGGGCCGAACAAGGTGCTCGCCGTGAATGCCGTGACCTGGAACGTGCCTGCCCGCAGCACGAACGTGCATCCCGTCGACCACGGCGTGCGCACGTACGCGGCAGGGAAGGTCACGGCGACGACCTCGAGCGGGGCACCAGAGAGCTATCTCATCGCGCCCGGCGACATCACCTCGGTCGTCGCAGAGCGCTTCGGCATCTCCGTGCAAGACCTGATCTGGCTCAATGCGAATCTGCAGGTCTTCGGCGACCAGCAATACCTTTACGAGGGCACCACACTGAATCTCGATCCTGACCGGACGTGA
- a CDS encoding fructosamine kinase family protein: MADSRWSPEFLPVGRSAQSVRPLPGGFANPVWLCRLADGDEVVVKASVDDCSDMFATEAAGLAALAERGGLTTPRVLAVGPRSIVLEALDPVLPDTDEFWRAAGRCAARMHSATAHDRFGWDADGWLGLFPQCNAWDADGHRFFAEKRVLRYLGEPRVEAALDARDRAGIERLCARLPDLIPDTGACLTHGDMWRNNVIADRAGQPAFLDPAVSYMWAEVDLAHMLSSGGIPEPFFAAYAEVRPLHPDWREHARLLNLRQLLAMLAGGIPVPTIVASIRELIESYA, from the coding sequence ATGGCTGACAGCCGATGGTCTCCTGAGTTCCTGCCGGTCGGCCGCAGCGCTCAAAGCGTGCGGCCACTGCCTGGCGGGTTCGCCAATCCCGTGTGGCTGTGCCGGCTCGCCGACGGCGACGAGGTCGTCGTGAAAGCATCCGTCGACGACTGCTCGGACATGTTCGCGACCGAGGCGGCAGGTCTCGCGGCGCTTGCCGAGCGGGGTGGCCTCACCACCCCGCGGGTGCTCGCCGTCGGGCCGCGGTCGATCGTCCTGGAAGCGCTCGATCCCGTCCTGCCGGACACGGACGAGTTCTGGCGGGCCGCGGGCCGGTGCGCTGCGCGCATGCACAGCGCGACCGCGCACGATCGCTTCGGGTGGGACGCGGATGGCTGGCTGGGACTCTTCCCGCAGTGCAACGCATGGGATGCCGACGGGCACCGCTTCTTCGCCGAGAAGCGGGTGCTGCGCTACCTCGGCGAGCCCCGGGTCGAGGCCGCGCTGGATGCCCGCGACCGCGCCGGTATCGAGCGGCTGTGCGCTCGGCTTCCCGACCTGATCCCCGACACCGGCGCGTGCCTCACACACGGCGACATGTGGCGCAACAATGTCATCGCGGACCGCGCAGGGCAGCCGGCATTCCTCGACCCGGCCGTGAGCTACATGTGGGCCGAGGTCGACCTCGCGCACATGCTGTCATCGGGCGGCATCCCGGAACCGTTCTTCGCCGCGTATGCGGAGGTCCGCCCCCTGCACCCCGACTGGCGGGAGCATGCACGCCTTCTCAACCTGCGGCAACTGCTCGCGATGCTCGCCGGCGGCATCCCCGTCCCGACCATCGTCGCCTCGATCCGCGAGCTCATCGAGAGCTACGCGTGA
- a CDS encoding ester cyclase: protein MAKEAQRRFLESFLRTYEAGDFERMWEFYSPDCDYAVLDRFGLEKTTERYQKFMRDFLAAFPDLHHTIEKVVVDDDELWALYTVAGTHLGSLRGMEPTGRQVRYAIVGMYTVHDQLITRADFVSDDLRMMRQLGYA, encoded by the coding sequence ATGGCCAAAGAGGCGCAGCGCCGATTCCTTGAGTCCTTCCTCCGCACATATGAAGCCGGTGACTTCGAGCGCATGTGGGAGTTTTATTCGCCGGACTGCGATTACGCGGTTCTCGACCGGTTCGGGCTGGAGAAGACGACCGAGCGATACCAGAAATTCATGCGGGACTTTCTCGCGGCCTTTCCGGACCTCCATCACACGATCGAGAAGGTCGTTGTCGACGACGACGAGCTGTGGGCTCTCTACACCGTCGCCGGAACGCATCTCGGGTCGTTGCGCGGCATGGAGCCGACTGGTCGGCAAGTGCGCTACGCCATCGTCGGGATGTACACGGTTCATGACCAGCTGATCACACGGGCAGACTTTGTCTCGGATGACCTCCGTATGATGCGCCAACTCGGCTACGCGTGA
- a CDS encoding VOC family protein, translated as MATTTRVLSVTVPVPDQDRALEYYRDVLGCEVRYDGEPWPGARMIEVVPPGSSVGIVLLPPDSEIPVALRLGTHDAAEAFSRVRAAGSAVHNDAPISIGDGSPMFFFDDPFGNGLVYIQED; from the coding sequence ATGGCGACCACGACGCGGGTGTTGAGCGTGACGGTGCCGGTTCCCGACCAGGACCGGGCCCTCGAGTATTACCGAGACGTGCTCGGTTGCGAGGTCAGATATGACGGTGAGCCCTGGCCCGGTGCGAGGATGATCGAAGTGGTTCCGCCGGGGTCGTCCGTCGGAATCGTGCTGCTCCCGCCCGACAGCGAGATCCCGGTCGCCCTGCGACTTGGCACACACGACGCGGCCGAGGCTTTCAGCCGCGTCAGAGCCGCGGGCAGCGCGGTACACAACGACGCACCGATCTCGATCGGCGACGGCTCCCCGATGTTCTTCTTCGACGATCCGTTCGGCAACGGCCTCGTGTATATCCAGGAAGACTGA
- a CDS encoding HdeD family acid-resistance protein has product MSAESPAAKSAVNGVRTALGIGGVVSLVVGIIILVWPGHALTALTWLIALYAIVAGVVYAGLGIFSKVMGGWSRVGHIVLGVLFIIAGIIMFANLSTSTTLLLLFFGVFVGIVWIIEGIVALTTLGGAQSKAWSLFFAILSIIAGIILLFSPIMGTLVLVWLLGISLVVLGIVQIVRAFTFKG; this is encoded by the coding sequence ATGTCCGCTGAAAGCCCCGCAGCGAAGTCCGCGGTGAACGGAGTCCGAACCGCACTCGGCATCGGTGGCGTCGTCTCGCTCGTCGTCGGCATCATCATCCTCGTGTGGCCGGGTCACGCACTCACGGCCCTCACCTGGCTCATCGCGCTGTATGCGATCGTGGCCGGGGTCGTGTACGCAGGGCTCGGCATCTTCTCGAAGGTGATGGGCGGGTGGTCGAGGGTCGGACACATCGTGCTCGGCGTGTTGTTCATCATCGCCGGCATCATCATGTTCGCGAACCTCTCGACGTCGACGACTCTGCTCCTCCTGTTCTTCGGTGTGTTCGTCGGCATCGTCTGGATCATCGAGGGCATCGTCGCCCTGACGACGCTCGGGGGTGCCCAGTCGAAGGCGTGGAGCCTCTTCTTCGCGATCCTGAGCATCATCGCGGGCATCATCCTGCTGTTCTCGCCCATCATGGGCACCCTCGTGCTCGTGTGGCTGCTGGGGATCTCGCTTGTGGTGCTCGGGATCGTACAGATCGTGCGCGCCTTCACGTTCAAGGGCTAG
- a CDS encoding SDR family oxidoreductase yields MSNPLEPSSLTGKRALVTGSSRGIGADTIGYFAGAGASVVINYRNKEARARKLADSIEASGGTALVVGADLTDPQSVADMFATVQRELGGLDILVLNASGGMESGMESDYAMKLNRDAQVNVLTAALPLLGEGSRVVFVTSHQAHFIRTTPTMPEYEPVALSKRAGEDALRDLIPELDARGIGFVVVSGDMIEGTITATLLERANPGAIQARKDAAGRLYNVGEFAAEVALAAVEPVPTDHTRLIGDIDDFGEEG; encoded by the coding sequence GTGAGCAACCCCCTCGAACCGTCGTCGCTGACCGGAAAGCGCGCTCTCGTCACGGGATCGTCCCGCGGAATCGGCGCCGACACCATCGGGTATTTCGCCGGCGCGGGAGCGAGCGTCGTCATCAACTACCGCAACAAGGAGGCGCGGGCCCGCAAGCTCGCCGACTCGATCGAGGCATCGGGCGGCACCGCACTCGTCGTCGGCGCCGACCTCACCGACCCGCAGTCGGTGGCCGATATGTTCGCGACGGTGCAGCGCGAACTCGGTGGGCTCGACATCCTCGTGCTCAACGCTTCGGGCGGCATGGAGTCGGGCATGGAGTCCGACTACGCGATGAAGCTCAACCGCGACGCCCAGGTGAATGTGCTGACGGCCGCGCTGCCGCTGCTCGGCGAGGGCTCGCGCGTCGTGTTCGTCACCAGCCACCAGGCCCACTTCATCCGCACGACGCCGACCATGCCGGAGTACGAGCCGGTCGCGCTGAGCAAGCGAGCGGGGGAGGACGCCCTGCGCGATCTGATCCCCGAGCTGGATGCCCGCGGCATCGGCTTCGTCGTCGTCTCCGGCGACATGATCGAGGGCACCATCACCGCGACGCTGCTCGAGCGCGCGAACCCCGGCGCGATCCAGGCCCGCAAGGATGCCGCTGGTCGCCTCTACAACGTGGGCGAGTTCGCCGCGGAGGTCGCTCTGGCCGCCGTCGAACCGGTTCCGACCGACCACACCCGCCTCATCGGCGACATCGACGACTTCGGCGAAGAAGGCTGA
- a CDS encoding NfeD family protein produces the protein MDVVSSYAWIGWLVLILVFVIVEMLSLDFVFLMLAIGSLGGLISGLFGLPWWAQIAVAAVLSLLLLFLIRPPLLRALRRGGDPTRSNVPALLGTEGSVVQSFGGHDTGLVKLANGEVWTSRLAGDEASAPALEPGSRVTVTAIEGATAVVVPAGRQTHE, from the coding sequence ATGGATGTCGTTTCGTCGTACGCGTGGATCGGCTGGCTGGTGCTGATCCTCGTCTTCGTGATCGTCGAGATGCTCTCGCTCGACTTCGTGTTCCTCATGCTCGCGATCGGGTCGCTCGGCGGTCTCATCAGCGGACTCTTCGGGCTGCCGTGGTGGGCCCAGATCGCCGTCGCCGCCGTGCTGTCACTGCTTCTGCTCTTCTTGATCAGACCACCGTTGCTTCGCGCGCTGCGCCGGGGCGGCGATCCCACGCGCAGCAACGTGCCGGCGCTGCTCGGCACGGAGGGCAGCGTCGTGCAATCCTTCGGCGGCCACGACACGGGGCTGGTCAAGCTCGCCAACGGCGAGGTGTGGACCTCGAGACTCGCCGGGGACGAGGCATCCGCGCCGGCCCTGGAGCCGGGATCCCGCGTGACGGTGACGGCGATCGAAGGCGCGACGGCCGTCGTCGTGCCGGCAGGAAGGCAAACCCATGAATGA
- a CDS encoding SPFH domain-containing protein, with product MNDTEALVVQIIVAIIVLIVLIFVLVTLFRAIRIVPQATAGIVERLGRYHKTLSPGLNLLVPFVDRLRPLLDMREQVVSFPPQPVITEDNLVVSIDTVVYFQVTDARAATYEIANYLSAVEQLTTTTLRNVVGGLNLEETLTSRDNINNQLRSVLDDATGKWGIRVSRVELKAIDPPASIQDSMEKQMRAERDRRALILTAEGTKQSAILTAEGTKQAAILNAEGSARAAVLEAEGQAKAINTVFTAIHQGKPDNLLLAYQYLQTLPKIADGASNKLWLIPSEFTEALRGIGKGFATQGAGNPFSAFLPGAAEGPSATADDAFLSGVDGSSSSAAVDDSALTDDSSAEAVAAAEQEVAKAEDAAAPGVTAPVGDVAAESPSTGDASASDDPSGGSPKTDA from the coding sequence ATGAATGATACGGAGGCCCTGGTCGTGCAGATCATCGTGGCGATCATCGTTCTGATCGTCCTCATCTTCGTGCTCGTCACCCTGTTCAGGGCGATTCGCATCGTTCCGCAGGCGACAGCGGGAATCGTCGAGCGGCTCGGTCGCTACCACAAGACCCTCTCCCCCGGTCTGAACCTGCTGGTGCCGTTCGTGGACCGGCTGCGACCGCTGCTCGACATGCGCGAGCAGGTGGTGAGCTTTCCGCCTCAGCCGGTGATCACCGAGGACAACCTCGTGGTCTCCATAGACACCGTCGTCTACTTTCAGGTGACGGATGCCAGGGCTGCGACGTACGAGATCGCCAACTACCTCAGCGCTGTCGAGCAGCTCACCACCACCACGCTGCGCAACGTGGTCGGCGGCCTGAACCTCGAAGAGACCCTGACGAGCCGAGACAACATCAACAATCAGCTGCGCAGCGTGCTCGACGATGCCACGGGCAAGTGGGGCATCCGAGTAAGCCGCGTGGAGCTCAAGGCGATCGACCCGCCCGCGTCCATTCAGGACTCGATGGAGAAGCAGATGCGCGCCGAGCGCGATCGTCGTGCGCTCATCCTCACCGCGGAGGGCACGAAACAGTCCGCGATCCTCACCGCGGAGGGCACGAAGCAGGCGGCGATCCTGAACGCCGAAGGCTCCGCGCGTGCAGCGGTGCTCGAGGCTGAAGGCCAGGCGAAGGCGATCAACACGGTGTTCACCGCCATCCACCAGGGCAAGCCGGACAACCTTCTGCTCGCATACCAGTACCTGCAGACTCTGCCGAAGATCGCCGACGGCGCCTCGAACAAGCTCTGGCTCATCCCCAGCGAGTTCACGGAGGCGCTGCGTGGCATCGGCAAAGGATTCGCGACCCAGGGCGCGGGCAACCCCTTCAGCGCGTTCCTGCCTGGTGCAGCCGAAGGACCCTCAGCCACAGCCGACGATGCGTTCCTGTCCGGTGTGGACGGAAGCTCCTCGTCGGCCGCAGTCGACGATTCCGCGCTGACGGACGATTCGTCGGCGGAGGCCGTCGCGGCGGCCGAGCAGGAGGTGGCGAAGGCCGAGGACGCCGCAGCCCCGGGAGTCACGGCGCCGGTCGGTGATGTGGCTGCGGAATCACCGTCGACCGGCGACGCATCGGCGAGCGATGACCCGTCGGGCGGCTCGCCGAAGACGGATGCCTGA
- a CDS encoding glycerophosphodiester phosphodiesterase family protein has product MPDPVRYFDGAPPRSIAHRGLALHAQENTLEAFAAALDAGADILETDVHASADGVAVICHDDDLSRIAGVDAPVEQLASDELLRLSLVGGGRLATLAETLERFPRARFNIDVKTDAALSPTVAAVGTAGAQQRVLIASFAQRRRRRAVRALAGAATSASTPGVALALMGTWLRLPPLVRLALRDVDAVQVPRRQGSVTVVSPSFVRAVHDAGREVHVWTVNDPDEMRELLSMGVDGIITDRCDLLAGVLDGPRSGR; this is encoded by the coding sequence ATGCCTGACCCGGTCAGGTACTTCGACGGAGCCCCGCCGCGCTCGATCGCGCACCGAGGGCTTGCACTGCACGCACAGGAGAACACGCTGGAGGCGTTCGCTGCGGCGCTCGACGCCGGCGCGGACATCCTCGAGACCGATGTGCACGCCAGCGCAGACGGCGTCGCCGTGATCTGTCACGACGACGACCTGTCTCGGATCGCGGGCGTGGATGCGCCCGTCGAGCAGCTGGCGTCGGATGAGCTCCTGCGGCTGAGCCTGGTCGGGGGCGGACGACTCGCCACGCTCGCGGAGACGCTGGAGCGGTTTCCGCGTGCACGCTTCAACATCGATGTGAAGACCGATGCGGCCCTCTCCCCCACAGTCGCCGCCGTCGGGACTGCCGGCGCGCAGCAACGTGTGCTGATCGCCTCGTTCGCGCAGCGCCGCCGCCGCCGTGCGGTACGCGCACTGGCGGGCGCGGCGACGTCGGCGTCGACACCGGGTGTCGCGCTCGCGCTGATGGGCACCTGGCTGCGTCTTCCTCCCCTGGTGCGCCTGGCGCTCCGCGACGTGGATGCCGTGCAGGTGCCCAGGCGGCAGGGCAGCGTGACCGTCGTCTCACCGTCGTTCGTGCGGGCCGTGCACGATGCAGGGCGGGAGGTGCACGTCTGGACGGTCAACGATCCCGATGAGATGCGCGAGCTGCTGTCGATGGGTGTCGACGGCATCATCACGGACCGCTGCGATCTGCTCGCCGGGGTGCTCGACGGCCCCCGTTCTGGGCGCTGA
- a CDS encoding RNA polymerase-binding protein RbpA codes for MADRSLRGMRLGAQSLQSEEGVTFSARTTYTYQCSSCDRDTQVVFAADAEAPETWECKYCGHEATLLVNDAPVEIDRSDVKAPRSHWDMLLERRTRAELEELLEERLAYLRSRRGEHKIGA; via the coding sequence ATGGCAGATCGCAGCTTGCGCGGAATGAGACTCGGCGCCCAGAGCTTACAGAGCGAAGAGGGCGTCACGTTTTCTGCGCGTACCACCTACACCTACCAGTGCTCGAGTTGCGACCGGGACACTCAGGTCGTCTTCGCTGCCGACGCCGAAGCTCCCGAGACGTGGGAGTGCAAGTACTGCGGTCACGAGGCCACGCTGCTCGTGAATGACGCACCGGTCGAGATCGACCGCTCCGACGTCAAGGCGCCGCGCAGCCACTGGGACATGCTGCTCGAGCGTCGCACGCGCGCCGAGCTCGAGGAGCTGCTCGAGGAACGCCTCGCCTACCTGCGGTCACGCCGCGGGGAGCACAAGATCGGCGCCTGA
- the lnt gene encoding apolipoprotein N-acyltransferase, translating to MNPPSRAPLPLWLAVVVGAGGGVVYDGAFPAIDVWPLAFVGLALMLVALIGRSVGGAILVGFLSGLTFYLTQVSWTALYLGPVPWIALSVFESLLFAAGAVAIALAYRWIPRAFPSAPGRLGVLPMAVAGLWTAREWVSGNWPYGGFAWGRAALSQSQSPLAHLVAWFGVSCVSFLIVWIVALAIECVRYRRDPLAWPARHRVDAAAARPLARAGVAVVAICLVFAVPLWPAATSGTTRVGAVQGNGPAGYFDHAKQGDVMNAQVKATQALIGQKVDMVVWPEGSADWDPTRYWWSADTLDDLSTRLNAPMIVGTITRRHGKYYNTSLLWKAGKGAVAYYDKKHPVPFGEYVPDRSFWMPFAPGLLGLIQRQYTPGTRSNVFDVNGVKAGISICFDIVDDRLITEMMNGGAQIILAQTNNADFGRTKENMQQLAIARLRAIETGRSLVNISTVGTSQIIDPDGHTIAQIPAYEPGAMVADVPLGTTTTPATLLSGVLELLVCGLGLGALVVSAITMPRSRTRRSGER from the coding sequence GTGAATCCTCCCTCGCGCGCGCCGCTCCCGCTCTGGCTCGCGGTCGTCGTCGGAGCGGGCGGGGGAGTCGTCTACGACGGTGCATTCCCCGCGATCGACGTGTGGCCGCTGGCCTTCGTCGGTCTGGCGCTCATGCTGGTCGCCCTGATCGGCCGTTCCGTGGGCGGCGCGATCCTCGTCGGCTTCCTCTCCGGACTCACCTTCTATCTCACGCAGGTGTCGTGGACCGCGCTGTACCTCGGTCCCGTCCCGTGGATCGCCCTGTCCGTCTTCGAGTCGCTGCTGTTCGCGGCCGGAGCGGTGGCGATCGCACTGGCGTACCGCTGGATCCCGCGAGCCTTCCCCTCCGCACCCGGCCGACTCGGGGTGCTGCCGATGGCCGTAGCCGGCCTCTGGACGGCGCGGGAGTGGGTCTCCGGCAACTGGCCGTACGGCGGCTTCGCGTGGGGCCGTGCGGCCCTCTCGCAGTCGCAGAGCCCGCTCGCGCACCTCGTCGCGTGGTTCGGCGTCTCCTGCGTCTCGTTCCTGATCGTCTGGATCGTGGCACTCGCGATCGAATGCGTGCGTTACCGACGCGATCCCCTCGCGTGGCCGGCCCGACACCGTGTGGATGCCGCGGCGGCGCGCCCGCTCGCCCGCGCAGGCGTCGCCGTGGTCGCCATCTGCCTCGTGTTCGCCGTGCCGTTGTGGCCCGCGGCGACCTCGGGCACGACGAGGGTGGGCGCCGTGCAGGGCAACGGTCCGGCCGGATATTTCGATCACGCGAAGCAAGGCGATGTGATGAACGCGCAGGTCAAGGCGACCCAGGCGCTCATCGGACAGAAGGTCGACATGGTGGTGTGGCCGGAGGGCAGCGCCGACTGGGACCCGACGCGGTACTGGTGGTCGGCCGACACGCTCGACGACCTGAGCACCAGGCTGAACGCGCCGATGATCGTCGGCACCATCACGCGTCGGCACGGCAAGTACTACAACACGTCGCTGCTCTGGAAGGCCGGCAAGGGCGCCGTCGCCTACTACGACAAGAAGCATCCGGTGCCCTTCGGCGAGTACGTGCCCGACCGCTCGTTCTGGATGCCCTTCGCTCCCGGCCTCCTGGGGCTCATCCAGCGCCAGTACACGCCCGGCACTCGCAGCAACGTCTTCGACGTCAACGGCGTGAAGGCGGGCATCTCGATCTGCTTCGACATCGTCGACGACCGGCTGATCACCGAGATGATGAACGGCGGAGCCCAGATCATCCTGGCGCAGACGAACAACGCCGACTTCGGCCGCACGAAGGAGAACATGCAGCAGCTGGCCATCGCCCGCCTCAGGGCGATCGAGACCGGCCGCAGCCTCGTGAACATCTCCACGGTCGGCACGAGCCAGATCATCGATCCCGACGGGCACACGATCGCGCAGATCCCGGCCTATGAGCCGGGTGCCATGGTCGCGGATGTTCCGCTCGGCACCACGACGACCCCCGCCACCCTGCTCAGCGGCGTTCTCGAACTGCTGGTCTGCGGTCTCGGACTGGGAGCGCTGGTGGTCTCGGCGATCACGATGCCGCGCTCACGCACTCGTCGCTCTGGCGAGCGCTGA